In Erpetoichthys calabaricus chromosome 2, fErpCal1.3, whole genome shotgun sequence, a genomic segment contains:
- the LOC114645982 gene encoding protein preY, mitochondrial-like, which produces MLRNVCRQFPITPLINKRIPVRTLRVSEIRFNDKSEQSSKDSFDKSLLKYLVCPLSKKSLRYEEQTNELINDELGIAYPVVDGIPNLIPQDARKIHRNEMHKNDSKLE; this is translated from the exons ATGCTTCGTAATGTCTGTAGACAGTTTCCAATAACGCCGTTAATAAACAAGAGGATTCCAGTCCGCACTCTAAGGGTATCAGAAATCCGTTTTAATGACAAGAGCGAGCAAAGCAGCAAAGACAGTTTTGACAAGAGTCTATTAAAGTACTTGGTGTGTCCTCTTTCAAAGAAGTCATTGCG aTATGAAGAACAAACCAATGAACTTATAAATGATGAGCTGGGAATAGCCTATCCTGTTGTTGATGGCATACCGAATCTGATCCCTCAAGATGCCAGAAAGATTCACAGAAATGAGATGCACAAGAATGACAGCAAGTTAGAGTAA
- the LOC114645983 gene encoding phosphatidylinositol N-acetylglucosaminyltransferase subunit Y-like: MGWSLSTLTVLVPIISLTGLLFSAAVDKNFPEGCTSTSSLCFYSLLLPITIPVYVFFHLWKWMGIKLFRHN, translated from the coding sequence atggGGTGGTCATTATCAACTCTGACTGTTTTAGTTCCAATTATTTCTTTAACTGGACTGCTTTTTTCAGCAGCAGTGGATAAAAACTTTCCTGAGGGATGTACAAGCACTAGCAGCCTGTGCTTCTACAGTCTCCTTCTCCCTATAACCATACCGGTGTACGTGTTCTTTCATTTGTGGAAATGGATGGGAATCAAGCTCTTCAGACATAACTAG